From Carassius auratus strain Wakin chromosome 9, ASM336829v1, whole genome shotgun sequence:
CACACAACATGAGATTAAACAGCaacagaaatattatattagaaaatgATTGAATTGAATACACTGCAAGTcacaaaatgtgaaataattcagattttacatttattatttaactttttttttttatgaagcatGAGAAAGAtatagattaaatattttaattatcagGGAAGCATTTAAACtgtctaaaactaaaaaaatgacagttatctattaataatgtgaaaaaaatatttatatttcatataaatgctgttcttttgaactttctattcatctgtgaatcatgaaaaataaatgtatcatggattttaaagaaacattgtgcagcacaactgtgttcaacattgataataatcagaaatgtttcttgagcagtaaatcattatattttcatgatttctgaagaatcatgtgacactgaagactggaggaatgatgctgaaaatacagttttgatcacaggaataaattacaggttaacagatattcacacagaaaacaggtattttaaattataataaatttcataatttttacagtatttttgaccATATAAATGCAccattggtgagcagaagagactttgtTCTGTAAAATGGCCTCAAAATGTTCTCAAGCAGTGGCATCATACGATCGAACAAGGTTTTTTTTAGACATGTGCCCGTTTCATTACGATTCCCCACCATTTCTAAGCATTGGCAGTGATTTCTGGCTTTCTCCAAATGTAAAGTGTGGAGCAAAGTCTGTGCTTCAGGAACGGCCTGTTCTGAACTTCATCTTTGTTCTGAGCATGAAAAGTGAACATTTTGTTAAAGCTGACTATCAAAGGCACTGATTCTGAGGTTTTTGTTGGATTTAACTAGTTGAGTGTCTGTTATTGCCAGACCTGTGCAGAGCTGAAACAGATCAACATGACTTCATTAAACACttgcattttagttttatttgctaAGATATTTACATAGTATATTTAGATTTACATCAGATATATTTCCTCCAAGTTTAAATGAATACTTCACCTATCaaatatttccatatattttATTACTCAACCCCATGTCGTTGTAAACCCGACTGATTTTCTTCCCTGAAACAAAAAAGGAGAAGCATGAAGCTTCTGTCTTTGGATACAATGAGAAGTATATTTCATGTTGTGTGAGATCATGTGATGGGGAAGACTGTTGATCCTGGGATTTGAGAGGAAGTTTATCAATAGCGATTGAAATTTAATCAGttcttcaaataaaacatcacaaaaactTAAATAGACTGGGTATATAGTGCTTGTATGGATCATGAAAGCATAGAAAAACAACTGGATGAAGATGATTAAAGGACAAATGTTTTAAACTCATCTATAGCTTTTACACAAGTAAGTGGAGTTTTTATCTGGGATAACTGAAACGTAcactattaaaaattatttttagtaatcgaaataaagctaaaatttaAACTTTATGAAAATCCTAAATTTTGTCTTGGCAACTAAGAGAAATAAGTTTCAGTTTAAGAACTAAAGTAACtaactggaaaataaaataaaaactaaatgtaagaAAACAAAATGCTTCTAAACcattgaaatgttacattttcttGTTGTGGTGATTATAATGCTATttaacttaaatgttttttttttttcactcagaatTCAGTGTTATTTGAACATCTATTTTTGTTATATTGTAAACTTTTAAATATCCACTTTTGTGTTATGATTATAACTTATTAAAGGTTACAAGGCATTTCTTAAAATGATCtgcaaactttatttaaaaaaaatgtaacgttATTTAAACGTTTATTTTTAACATTCTAAGAACGTAAATAGTTTTGTTGtgattacaatataatataaagtttacAAGTATGTTTCTTAAACTTTGAACTAACTGTaatttttactcaaaattaacattatttgaacacttatttttgttaataacaattttgttttgttttttgcgaTTATAATGCTATTTAAAGTGTATAGAAACATTTCGTAAACACTGAACTAATTTTATTTCTAGCCCCAAAAAACATAacgttatttgaatgtttattttaaatattctaaggtagttaaaatgtccagttttgTGATTGTAATGTTATTTAAAGTTTACAAAAGCATTTCTTAGAtgttcatcaagtacaaataacatagtaaggacattttGAGAATTTCTCAATGTTATGAAAGCATAttgcaaatattaataaagttataagtcttagtggtcgaccgatagtGGTTTTTTGGGCAACCCATGCCGATATCATGGAAAGCAGGGTGGCCAATTGCCGATATGAAGccgatttaattttatttattttcattaatatttaagaaatttgaaatcatttgaaaatggattcaaaataataataaacataccttagattatttttttagttttcacaaattaataaatatttaaaacaaatataatttaaaaggaagTAAACTGTAACCACAAAGCACTTAGTATTCTGCAATgggaatcttttttttaataaagccaagttaacactttttttaaacacgGTAAACATAGTGGGCAAATGTATACATTTGAAATCTcgaatttaatgtttaaagcacTCAATTAGCATGGACTGAAAGTCTAGTAAAGAACATGCAGGATACAACTGCACACTTTATAAGATCTCACAACTGGAcccgactaagtttgcaaggtttgtgaaataacattttcattagccattcaaagatttgtttaaatgatttacaGGAAATGTATATTTGCTGAATGCTGACAGCAACTGAGAAAGtattgtaatatttaactttctattactaattatataaaagcaatcgttattctatttttttaattcctttttttgaTATATCGGCTTATTATACAgacttcggtaacactttagaataaggttccattagttaatgttagttaatgtattaattaacatgaactaagcaagaacaatctttctacagcatttataagtcttagttcatgttaatttcaacatttactaatgcattatttaaatcaaaagttgtgcttgttaacattagttaatgcactgtgaattaccatgaactaacaatgaataactgtattttcattaactaacattaacgaagatgaataaatacagtaataaatgtattattcattgtttgttcatgttaattaacacattaactaacatcaactaatggaaccttattctaaagtgttacccagacTTCTATacatattagacagaactgttaatgacaacaacaaacaagagggagaatgtgaaCACTGGTGTAGGTGAAATTGCCAGATATTGGCTAATATATCCGCCTTGGTGATATATCGGTCGACAGCTAATAAGAATGCTGAATTCTTGCATATGTGTTGTTCAATACTCGTAATGAAGCACTCCCCTGGATGTTtctgaaacacagaaacacaaacatttaatttaaaagtctgtaaaagtgactttgtgcttctttgggatggcacaatcaagcgacattcacttgcagaacgcaagcctCTAGAGGGctcataagtctgaagtaatgaatttagtaAATGGGTACAGAGCCactggtggttttgtaggcaaacatcaatgccttgaattttatgcgagcagctattggtagccagtgcaaattgtaattgtaaaggttttgatagaactggctggaagacctgccaagagagcattgcaatagtccagccacagaacaagagcttgaacaaggagttgtgcagcatgttcccaaagaaagggcctgatcttcttgatgttgaataaagcaaatctgcaggattgcaaggttgagttgaaggtgatggtccttcttccagcaagaaatgtctgttagacataGTAGCAACCATccgatcatcaggatggaatcagaggtagagttgagtgtcatctgcatagcagtggtatgaaaagccatgtttctgaatgacagaacctaatgatgccatgtagacagagaagtgaagtggtccaagaactgagccctgaggcactccAGTAGTTtgatgttgcgacttggacacaTCACCTccccaagatactttgaaggacctatctgaagtgtggttcctgagatgccttttgccagtagggttgatagaaggatctggtggttaactgtgtcaaaagcatcAGATAGATCAAACAAGATAAGTAGTgaaagatttggattccgctcttgccagtcttagggcttcaacaactgagagcaagaaAGTCTCAGTTTattgtccacttctgaagccagattggttgctgtcaaggaggttgttttGTGTGAGAACTGCAGAAACTTGGTTGAATacagcttgttcaagtgttttttaaatgaaaggtaAAAGGGAAACTGGTCTTTGTTCTTTAAAAGAtagatattaaatatgtaaatatgttaatatatatatatattattaaatatgctgAAAACACATCCACGGAAGATTTAGCCCCTGATTATGTGATTTTTGGTCACCCGTGCACTTAAGGAGAGCTTTCACAAACATGTCTGATAGAAAGATCTTTATGTTTCAGCAGAAGACGCTGAAAAACCAGCTGAAGATCCTGCGCCTGAAGAAACACCTGAGGAAACACCTGGAGAAACACCCGAAGAAACACCTGGAGAAACACCCGAGGAAACACCTGAGGAAACACCTGGAGAAACACCTGAGGAAACACCCGAGGAAACACCTGGAGAAACACCCGAGGAAACACCTGGAGAAACACCAGAGGAAACACCTGGAGAAACACCCGAGGAAACACCTGGAGAAACACCCGAGGAAACACCAGAGGAAACACCTGGAGAAACACCCGAGGAAACACCTGGAGAAACACCCGAGGAAACACCTGGAGAAACACCCGAAGAAACACCTGAAGAAACACCCGAGGAAACACCAGAGGAAACACCCGGAGAAACACCTGAGGAAACACCTGGAGAAACACCCGAGGAAACACCTGGAGAAACACCAGAGGAAACACCTGGAGAAACACCCGAGGAAACACCTGGAGAAACACCAGAGGAAACACCCGGAGAAACACCTGGAGAAACACCCGAGGAAACACCTGGAGAAACACCTGGAGAAACACCCGAGGAAACACCTGGAGAAACACCTGGAGAAACACCCGAGGAAACACCTGGAGAAACACCTGGAGAAACACCCGAGGAAACACCTGGAGAAACACCTGGAGAAACACCCGAGGAAACACCTGGAGAAACACCTGAGAAAACAccagaggaagcagaagaggaggCAGCAGCTCCTACAGgttaaacaaacacagacatttAAATTAAAGCACTTTGTAgtaactggtaaaaaaaaaatatatataagctGAAAATGAGACCAggtaaattaagtaaattaagttattaagtaaaactaaaattaaaagccaaaaaataaaagtaaactgaaaattatttatttaaaaaagaacttgatgtattaaaataactaaaaatgaaataaaaatgaataaaaactatatttacttattaaaaaatgataaaaatttaaaaaaaacaaaacaaaaaaacaacaacaacaacaaacgaatttactaaaactaactaaaatttaaataaattgtttttaagaTCTACCCAGGAATACTGCAGGTTCACAGCCAGTTAGCCTCGGCCCGTGAACCTCTCAGACACCACTGAACTGAGTTGGAGGGCAGGTATCCTCCGGTGTCTGGAGAGAATCCGGCTTTAATCCAGAACCACCCCATAGTCAAGTCCACCGGCCATTACTTAGTAAACTTATTAAACttacagggttagttcacccaaaaatgaaaatgatgtcattaatgacttttAGATTTcagaagatattttagatttagtctgagagctctcctgactgtccatgtccagaaaggtaagaaaaacatcatcaaagtagtccatgtgacatcagagggtccgttagaatattttgaagcatcgaaaaaaacattttggtccaaaaataacaaaaactacggctttattcagcattatcttctcttccgtgtctgttgtgagagagttcaaaacaaatcagtttgtgatatccggttcgcgaacaaatcattcaatgtaaccagatctt
This genomic window contains:
- the LOC113109198 gene encoding uncharacterized protein LOC113109198 isoform X1 — protein: MKSSLWVFILGSLIVTGVKMQDSPADDLAAEESAVPDEAEDAEKPAEDPAPEETPEETPGETPEETPGETPEETPEETPGETPEETPEETPGETPEETPGETPEETPGETPEETPGETPEETPEETPGETPEETPGETPEETPGETPEETPEETPEETPEETPGETPEETPGETPEETPGETPEETPGETPEETPGETPEETPGETPGETPEETPGETPGETPEETPGETPGETPEETPGETPGETPEETPGETPGETPEETPGETPEKTPEEAEEEAAAPTDEADKATETETDPAVGDPEVTEEEISPRKAPGEAEEPTQEDTEGAWTTVPEEPVHSGDAAKEVKAQAENPVENAVRAADRHVAGQGKGRSAGAVSESNDSGSGTVAGVVCGIAVAAVGAIIGYFTYQKKKLCFRVQRGDPESAREENGTQNDPQVLSTLLNSS
- the LOC113109198 gene encoding uncharacterized protein LOC113109198 isoform X2; amino-acid sequence: MKSSLWVFILGSLIVTGVKMQDSPADDLAAEESAVPDEEDAEKPAEDPAPEETPEETPGETPEETPGETPEETPEETPGETPEETPEETPGETPEETPGETPEETPGETPEETPGETPEETPEETPGETPEETPGETPEETPGETPEETPEETPEETPEETPGETPEETPGETPEETPGETPEETPGETPEETPGETPEETPGETPGETPEETPGETPGETPEETPGETPGETPEETPGETPGETPEETPGETPGETPEETPGETPEKTPEEAEEEAAAPTDEADKATETETDPAVGDPEVTEEEISPRKAPGEAEEPTQEDTEGAWTTVPEEPVHSGDAAKEVKAQAENPVENAVRAADRHVAGQGKGRSAGAVSESNDSGSGTVAGVVCGIAVAAVGAIIGYFTYQKKKLCFRVQRGDPESAREENGTQNDPQVLSTLLNSS